The proteins below are encoded in one region of Telopea speciosissima isolate NSW1024214 ecotype Mountain lineage chromosome 10, Tspe_v1, whole genome shotgun sequence:
- the LOC122642265 gene encoding GATA zinc finger domain-containing protein 16-like, with amino-acid sequence MEFNTADSLNETIIRRRNLSRLREEEEEEEELREYDLLSRLGNPSGDDGDLHVDCSLKLGLGLGLGLGLPNDENTTTHPSSSITFVHSSPHQQVSNNHGLIMTGRSAFHSWNLNRLNGLLCSADVADYGNGNGNKTYSGDSSEIVKRCAYCGKTDTPLWRNGPNGRKTLCNACGIRFKKQEKKALRISEPHPSPKPKF; translated from the exons ATGGAGTTCAACACAGCAGATAGTCTGAACGAGACGATCATCAGGAGGAGGAATCTAAGTAGGCtaagggaggaggaggaggaggaggaggagttgaGGGAATATGATCTCCTCAGTAGGCTTGGAAACCCAAGTGGTGATGACGGTGACCTCCACGTAGATTGTTCTCTTAAGCTCGGTCTCGGTCTCGGTCTCGGTCTCGGTCTCCCCAATGATGAAAACACTACAACTCATCCCAGCTCCTCCATTACCTTCGTCCATTCTTCGCCTCATCAACAG gtcAGTAACAACCATGGCTTGATCATGACGGGTAGAAGTGCATTCCATTCTTGGAATCTCAATCGCTTGAACGGCCTTCTATGCTCAGCAGATGTCGCCGACTACGGCAACGGCAACGGTAACAAAACGTACTCCGGTGACAGCTCTGAGATTGTAAAGAGATGTGCATACTGTGGGAAGACTGATACACCATTGTGGCGTAATGGCCCAAATGGTCGCAAG ACCCTTTGTAATGCCTGTGGTATTCGTTTTAAGAAGCAAGAGAAGAAAGCTTTGAGGATTTCAGAGCCCCACCCGAGTCCCAAACCGAAGTTCTAA
- the LOC122642266 gene encoding GATA zinc finger domain-containing protein 9-like has translation MTVGSRPNKGEDKDEDDDEDEEKFVVVGNNHGSDGHLCSADVSGDGNGNGNNNTINGFIDCFGGSPSLAPPHLRPPNIPILSAQYYNGNKLCLAPSKPIVNVSPMRASQQPNFTEPHSGDSSEIVKRCAFCGKTETPLWRNGPNGRKTLCNACGIRFKKQEKKAQRISEPYLSPKPKF, from the exons ATGACTGTTGGAAGTCGTCCAAACAAAGGTGAAgacaaagatgaagatgacgaTGAAGACGAAGAAAAGTTTGTG GTGGTCGGTAACAACCATGGCTCCGATGGCCATTTGTGCTCAGCAGATGTCTCCGGCGACGGCAACGGCAACGGCAACAACAACACTATTAATGGATTCATCGATTGCTTTGGTGGATCACCTTCTTTGGCACCTCCTCATCTTCGTCCTCCTAACATTCCTATCTTGTCAGCTCAGTACTATAATGGAAATAAATTATGTCTTGCCCCCTCCAAACCAATTGTCAATGTGAGCCCAATGAGAGCCTCCCAGCAACCCAACTTCACTGAACCGCACTCCGGTGATAGCTCTGAGATTGTAAAGAGATGTGCATTCTGTGGGAAGACTGAAACACCGTTGTGGCGTAATGGCCCAAATGGTCGCAAG ACCCTTTGTAATGCTTGCGGCATTCGTTTTAAGAAGCAAGAGAAGAAAGCTCAGAGGATCTCAGAGCCCTACTTGAGTCCCAAACCGAAATTCTGA
- the LOC122642267 gene encoding GATA transcription factor 15-like: MDFNTAGSLIRKRNLMSREKDELREVDLLSRLGNPSDGDDSDVDCSLRLGLPITSQGHPYPPQVVGNNHGSDGLLCSADISGDGNGNGNNNTINGFIDCFGGSPFLAPPHLHPPTIPILSAQYYNGNKLCLAPSKPIVNVSPMRASQQPNFTEPHSGDSSEIVKRCAFCGKTETPLWRNGPNGRKTLCNACGIRFKKQEKKALRISEPYLSPKPKF, encoded by the exons ATGGACTTCAACACAGCAGGTAGTCTGATCAGGAAAAGGAATCTGATGTCAAGGGAGAAGGATGAGTTGAGGGAAGTGGATCTCCTCAGTAGGCTCGGAAACCCAAGTGATGGTGATGACAGTGACGTAGATTGTTCTCTTAGGCTTGGTCTTCCCATCACCTCGCAAGGCCATCCTTACCCTCCACAG GTGGTCGGTAACAACCATGGCTCCGATGGCCTTTTGTGCTCAGCAGATATCTCCGGCGACGGCAACGGCAACGGCAACAACAACACCATTAATGGATTCATCGATTGCTTTGGTGGATCACCGTTTTTGGCACCTCCTCATCTTCATCCTCCTACCATTCCTATCTTGTCAGCTCAGTACTATAATGGAAATAAATTATGTCTTGCCCCCTCCAAACCAATTGTCAATGTGAGCCCAATGAGAGCCTCCCAGCAACCCAACTTCACTGAACCGCATTCCGGTGATAGCTCTGAGATTGTAAAGAGATGTGCATTCTGTGGGAAGACTGAAACACCGTTGTGGCGTAATGGCCCAAATGGTCGCAAG ACCCTTTGTAATGCCTGCGGTATTCGTTTTAAGAAGCAAGAGAAGAAAGCTCTGAGGATCTCAGAGCCCTACCTGAGTCCCAAACCGAAGTTCTAA
- the LOC122642013 gene encoding protein N-terminal asparagine amidohydrolase isoform X1: MILVDGVPFPNPSPSPSASQGSEILEALLEHPVLVSASNLFKSIPARKISVPEESGPVKYVYVFQREYATVDPALVEIVGTDEATTCVGLVICNRKTGMTSVAHMDSPAVVDLGLTQMLSLVNDHVSAAELDVHLIGGYEDASHERPHGIVESEFRTESDGYSFPLCSKIVEALQRSKENFHIQTVCVLKHNTRRDSDANTYPIFTGFVVETSTGLVRPAIFDTSLRCPDEIVRRIRVTVSSADPTWRGKLLETYDTHTDQFQIAPCSWTPRWKYFALSLQQLSDPEILLRCSTSPYAEGPDFVDNERRLFDYLIQHPNWRETFPTAKPRVFERTTDGQWLRC, from the exons ATGATATTGGTTGACGGAGTTCCTTTTCCTaacccatctccatctccatctgcATCTCAG GGAAGTGAAATCCTGGAGGCCTTGTTAGAACACCCTGTACTGGTATCTGCTTCAAATTTGTTCAAATCTATCCCAGCTAGGAAGATTTCAGTCCCTGAAGAATCTGGTCCAGTTAAATATGTTTATGTGTTCCAAAGAGAATACGCAACTGTCGATCCTGCACTTGTTGAG ATAGTTGGCACTGATGAAGCAACTACATGTGTGGGCCTTGTAATTTGCAACAGGAAGACTGGAAT GACTTCTGTTGCACATATGGATTCTCCTGCTGTTGTCGATTTGGGTCTCACACAGATGTTGTCATTGGTCAATGATCATGTTTCAGCTGCCGAGCTGGAT GTGCATCTAATTGGTGGCTATGAAGATGCCTCACATGAG CGTCCACATGGAATAGTTGAATCAGAGTTCCGTACAGAATCAGATGGTTATTCGTTTCCTTTATGTTCAAAAATAGTTGAAGCTTTGCAGCGGAGCAAAGAAAATTTCCATATTCAAACTGTCTGTGTTCTTAAGCATAATACTAGAAGAGATTCTGATGCAAATACATACCCCATTTTCACTGGGTTTGTG GTAGAGACATCCACTGGATTGGTCAGGCCAGCCATCTTTGATACAAGCTTGAGATGTCCAGATGAAATTGTCAGGAGAATCCGAGTGACTGTATCCTCAGCAGACCCTACTTGGAGGGGCAAGTTGCTTGAAACATATGATACACACActgatcaatttcaaattgCCCCATGCTCCTG GACACCACGCTGGAAATATTTTGCCCTCTCACTGCAGCAACTTTCTGATCCAGAAATCCTCCTCAGATGTTCAACTTCACCTTATGCTGAAGGTCCAGATTTTGTTGATAATGAAAGAAG GTTATTTGACTATTTGATTCAGCACCCAAATTGGAGAGAAACATTTCCTACGGCAAAACCACGTGTGTTTGAGAGAACTACTGATGGACAGTGGTTAAGATGCTGA
- the LOC122642013 gene encoding protein N-terminal asparagine amidohydrolase isoform X2 gives MILVDGVPFPNPSPSPSASQIVGTDEATTCVGLVICNRKTGMTSVAHMDSPAVVDLGLTQMLSLVNDHVSAAELDVHLIGGYEDASHERPHGIVESEFRTESDGYSFPLCSKIVEALQRSKENFHIQTVCVLKHNTRRDSDANTYPIFTGFVVETSTGLVRPAIFDTSLRCPDEIVRRIRVTVSSADPTWRGKLLETYDTHTDQFQIAPCSWTPRWKYFALSLQQLSDPEILLRCSTSPYAEGPDFVDNERRLFDYLIQHPNWRETFPTAKPRVFERTTDGQWLRC, from the exons ATGATATTGGTTGACGGAGTTCCTTTTCCTaacccatctccatctccatctgcATCTCAG ATAGTTGGCACTGATGAAGCAACTACATGTGTGGGCCTTGTAATTTGCAACAGGAAGACTGGAAT GACTTCTGTTGCACATATGGATTCTCCTGCTGTTGTCGATTTGGGTCTCACACAGATGTTGTCATTGGTCAATGATCATGTTTCAGCTGCCGAGCTGGAT GTGCATCTAATTGGTGGCTATGAAGATGCCTCACATGAG CGTCCACATGGAATAGTTGAATCAGAGTTCCGTACAGAATCAGATGGTTATTCGTTTCCTTTATGTTCAAAAATAGTTGAAGCTTTGCAGCGGAGCAAAGAAAATTTCCATATTCAAACTGTCTGTGTTCTTAAGCATAATACTAGAAGAGATTCTGATGCAAATACATACCCCATTTTCACTGGGTTTGTG GTAGAGACATCCACTGGATTGGTCAGGCCAGCCATCTTTGATACAAGCTTGAGATGTCCAGATGAAATTGTCAGGAGAATCCGAGTGACTGTATCCTCAGCAGACCCTACTTGGAGGGGCAAGTTGCTTGAAACATATGATACACACActgatcaatttcaaattgCCCCATGCTCCTG GACACCACGCTGGAAATATTTTGCCCTCTCACTGCAGCAACTTTCTGATCCAGAAATCCTCCTCAGATGTTCAACTTCACCTTATGCTGAAGGTCCAGATTTTGTTGATAATGAAAGAAG GTTATTTGACTATTTGATTCAGCACCCAAATTGGAGAGAAACATTTCCTACGGCAAAACCACGTGTGTTTGAGAGAACTACTGATGGACAGTGGTTAAGATGCTGA